One stretch of Lysobacter sp. TY2-98 DNA includes these proteins:
- a CDS encoding S41 family peptidase, protein MQRRILCLATLLALAPLARAQHVDDNVPITAADRHDVIETLATQLQKRYVFPDVAAKLATTLRARDAGGTYAKDATIAAFGKHLANDMRTLGDDGHFNIHYDPNFNPPTDERPPFPDAAEIARGREEVAERGYGIDSIARLPGNVGYIEVRGFGPTELVADAMSAAMTLLQGTDALIIDLRRNHGGEPNTVAYLMSHFFPVGDQRHLNDIYSRADDSTQQFWTNPNVQPRYSKPVYVLTSSGTFSGGEEFAYDMQTQKRATLVGETTGGGSNPGDIYPIGHGFGAFIPHSRSINPVTHTNWEHVGVKPDIAVPAADAKKVAQVAILKDLVGKATDADRKAELQDALAKVQSGKDDAPVYALRR, encoded by the coding sequence ATGCAACGACGGATTCTTTGCCTCGCCACGCTGCTCGCGCTTGCACCACTCGCGCGTGCGCAACACGTCGACGACAACGTGCCGATTACCGCGGCCGATCGTCACGACGTGATCGAAACGCTCGCGACGCAACTGCAGAAGCGCTACGTGTTTCCCGACGTGGCCGCGAAGCTCGCAACCACGCTGCGCGCCCGCGATGCAGGAGGCACGTACGCGAAGGACGCGACGATCGCCGCGTTCGGCAAGCACCTGGCCAACGACATGCGCACGCTCGGCGACGACGGCCACTTCAACATCCACTACGACCCGAACTTCAACCCGCCGACCGACGAGCGTCCGCCCTTCCCCGACGCCGCGGAGATCGCGCGCGGTCGCGAGGAAGTCGCCGAACGCGGCTACGGCATCGACAGCATCGCGCGGCTGCCGGGCAACGTCGGCTACATCGAAGTGCGCGGCTTCGGCCCGACCGAACTCGTCGCCGACGCGATGTCCGCCGCGATGACGCTGCTGCAAGGTACCGACGCCCTCATCATCGACCTGCGCCGCAACCACGGCGGCGAGCCGAACACCGTCGCGTACCTGATGAGCCACTTCTTCCCGGTCGGCGACCAGCGTCATCTCAACGACATCTACAGCCGCGCCGACGACAGCACGCAGCAGTTCTGGACCAACCCGAACGTGCAGCCGCGCTACAGCAAACCCGTCTACGTGCTCACCTCATCCGGCACGTTCTCGGGCGGCGAAGAGTTCGCGTACGACATGCAAACGCAGAAGCGCGCGACGCTCGTCGGCGAAACCACCGGCGGCGGCTCCAATCCCGGCGACATCTATCCCATCGGCCACGGCTTCGGCGCCTTCATCCCGCACAGCCGATCGATCAACCCGGTGACGCATACCAACTGGGAGCATGTGGGCGTCAAACCCGACATCGCCGTGCCGGCCGCAGATGCGAAGAAAGTCGCGCAGGTGGCGATCCTCAAGGATCTCGTCGGCAAGGCGACGGATGCGGACCGCAAGGCCGAACTGCAGGATGCGTTGGCGAAGGTGCAGTCAGGGAAGGACGACGCACCGGTCTATGCGTTGAGGCGGTGA
- a CDS encoding glycosyltransferase has product MLPRLNLIAWNNGVGLTRDLALLASALRSRGFTVHVTAIGRGKLRKWFRPLVMTWRGRLRKLVMRRPAHDVNIMLEHVRREDLGSAVATLFIPNPEWCVPVDVERLPLVQGVLAKTRHAEAIFAARGLWTRYIGFTSEDRFDPAVKRERTFFHLAGRSVNKGTNVLIEAWKRHPEWPQLVIVQSPRTATTIDPPVSNITHRIDYIDDVELRNLQNASRVHVCCSETEGFGHYLVEAMSVGAFVLTTDGAPMNELVDETRGICVPCNRTGSQHLATTYFVDEAALEAAIERALAMSDEELDATGAAARAWYLQNDAAFPDRLRTAIDAFTADVLHRAAVEPQPAHS; this is encoded by the coding sequence ATGCTGCCGCGGCTGAACCTCATCGCTTGGAACAATGGGGTCGGCCTGACTCGCGATCTCGCACTGCTCGCCTCGGCACTGCGATCTCGTGGGTTCACGGTGCATGTCACCGCGATCGGTCGCGGCAAGCTGCGCAAGTGGTTCAGGCCGCTGGTGATGACGTGGCGCGGTCGGTTGCGCAAGCTGGTGATGCGCCGCCCCGCGCACGACGTGAACATCATGCTCGAGCACGTGCGCCGCGAGGATCTCGGCAGCGCGGTGGCGACGCTGTTCATTCCGAATCCCGAGTGGTGCGTGCCCGTCGACGTCGAACGCCTGCCACTGGTGCAAGGCGTTCTCGCCAAGACCCGCCACGCGGAGGCAATCTTCGCCGCGCGCGGTCTATGGACGCGCTACATAGGTTTCACTAGCGAAGACAGGTTCGACCCCGCGGTAAAGCGCGAACGCACGTTCTTCCATCTCGCCGGGCGCAGCGTCAACAAGGGGACCAACGTCCTCATCGAGGCCTGGAAGCGGCATCCGGAATGGCCGCAGCTGGTCATCGTCCAGAGCCCACGCACCGCGACCACGATCGATCCGCCCGTATCGAACATCACCCACCGCATCGACTACATCGACGATGTCGAACTGCGGAATCTGCAGAACGCGAGCCGGGTGCATGTCTGCTGCTCGGAGACGGAAGGTTTCGGTCACTACCTCGTCGAGGCGATGAGCGTCGGCGCGTTCGTGCTGACCACCGATGGCGCGCCGATGAACGAGTTGGTCGACGAGACGCGGGGCATCTGCGTGCCGTGCAATCGCACCGGCTCCCAGCACTTGGCGACGACCTACTTCGTCGACGAGGCCGCCCTCGAGGCAGCCATCGAACGCGCGCTGGCGATGAGTGACGAGGAACTCGATGCAACCGGCGCCGCAGCGCGTGCCTGGTATCTGCAAAACGACGCCGCGTTCCCCGACCGCCTGCGCACGGCGATCGATGCGTTCACTGCGGATGTGTTGCACCGTGCTGCGGTCGAGCCGCAGCCGGCGCACTCCTGA
- a CDS encoding NADP-dependent malic enzyme — MTQSSSDDLKQAALEYHRADPPGKIKVAPTKPLVTQRDLALAYSPGVAYACEAIVADPNTASELTARGNLVAVISNGTAVLGLGDIGPLAGKPVMEGKGVLFQKFAGIDVFDIEVDERDPDKLVDIIASLEPTFGGINLEDIKAPECFIVERKLRERMNIPVFHDDQHGTAIIVGAAVLNALEVVGKKIGDVKLATSGAGAAGIACLDMLVALGMKPENILAVDRDGVLYTGRDHMDPDKKRYARDTDKRTLADIMVGADVFLGLSAGGVLKPEMVATMADKPVILALANPYPEILPEDAKKVRPDCIIATGRSDYPNQVNNALCFPYIFRGALDVGATEINEAMKLACVRAIAKLARMEAGDLASAYGGDVPKFGPDYLIPRPFDPRLLVELAPAVARAAMDSGMAKRPITDMRAYEEKLGQFIYRTGLIMKPVYDRARADVKRVVYAEGEEETVLQAVQTVIDEQLAKPILIGRPDVIATRIERLGLRMRPGVDFELTNINSDPRFDSYWQQYHALTERRGVTPAAAKNLLRSRPTLIAALMVERGEADAMICGLVGRFHKKLGYLRSVFSFDRGVTGTAAMTAVINNLGTWFFLDTHVQVDPCAEQIAEATLQATYRMKLFGIEPKVALLSHSNFGSHDNASARKMAQVRELLAARAPKLEIEGEMQADTAWDDELRVRMFPNSRLRGRANLFVMPNLDAANIVYNMVRVMTDGVAIGPILMGLDKPAHILTPASTPRRVVNMTAIAAVDAQIRAAQGAKRS, encoded by the coding sequence ATGACCCAGAGCTCCAGCGACGATCTCAAGCAGGCCGCCCTCGAGTACCACCGGGCCGACCCCCCCGGAAAGATCAAGGTCGCCCCGACCAAGCCGCTCGTGACCCAGCGCGACCTCGCGCTCGCGTACTCGCCCGGCGTCGCCTATGCCTGCGAAGCGATCGTGGCCGACCCGAACACGGCGTCGGAACTCACCGCGCGCGGCAATCTCGTCGCCGTCATCTCGAACGGCACCGCCGTGCTGGGCCTGGGCGACATCGGCCCGCTCGCCGGCAAGCCGGTGATGGAAGGCAAGGGCGTGCTGTTCCAGAAGTTCGCCGGCATCGACGTGTTCGACATCGAGGTCGACGAGCGCGATCCCGACAAGCTGGTCGACATCATCGCCTCGCTCGAGCCCACCTTCGGCGGCATCAACCTCGAGGACATCAAGGCGCCGGAATGCTTCATCGTCGAGCGCAAGCTGCGCGAGCGGATGAACATCCCGGTGTTCCACGACGACCAGCACGGCACCGCGATCATCGTCGGTGCCGCGGTGCTCAATGCACTCGAAGTGGTCGGCAAGAAGATCGGCGACGTGAAGCTCGCGACGTCGGGCGCGGGTGCGGCCGGTATCGCCTGCCTCGACATGCTGGTCGCACTCGGCATGAAGCCGGAGAACATCCTCGCGGTCGACCGCGACGGTGTGCTCTACACGGGTCGCGATCACATGGACCCGGACAAGAAGCGTTACGCGCGCGACACCGACAAGCGCACGCTGGCCGACATCATGGTCGGCGCCGACGTCTTCCTGGGTCTTTCCGCGGGCGGCGTGCTCAAGCCCGAGATGGTCGCGACCATGGCCGACAAGCCGGTCATCCTCGCGCTGGCCAATCCGTATCCGGAGATCCTGCCGGAAGATGCGAAGAAGGTGCGGCCCGACTGCATCATCGCGACGGGTCGTTCGGACTACCCGAACCAGGTCAACAACGCGCTCTGCTTCCCGTACATCTTCCGCGGCGCGCTCGACGTCGGCGCGACGGAGATCAACGAGGCGATGAAGCTCGCCTGCGTGCGCGCTATCGCGAAGCTCGCACGCATGGAGGCGGGTGACCTCGCCAGCGCTTACGGCGGCGACGTCCCGAAGTTCGGCCCCGACTATCTGATTCCGCGCCCGTTCGATCCGCGCCTGCTGGTCGAACTCGCGCCGGCCGTGGCGCGCGCCGCGATGGACTCGGGCATGGCAAAGCGCCCGATTACCGACATGCGCGCGTACGAGGAAAAGCTCGGCCAGTTCATCTACCGCACCGGCCTGATCATGAAGCCGGTGTACGACCGCGCGCGGGCCGATGTGAAGCGCGTCGTCTACGCCGAAGGTGAGGAAGAGACGGTGCTGCAGGCGGTGCAGACCGTTATCGACGAACAGCTCGCGAAACCGATCCTGATCGGACGCCCCGATGTCATCGCCACGCGCATCGAACGCCTCGGCCTGCGCATGCGTCCCGGCGTCGATTTCGAACTGACCAACATCAATTCGGATCCGCGCTTCGACAGCTACTGGCAGCAGTACCACGCGCTGACGGAGCGTCGCGGCGTCACGCCGGCGGCGGCGAAGAACCTGTTGCGTTCACGGCCGACGCTGATCGCCGCGCTGATGGTCGAACGCGGCGAAGCCGACGCGATGATCTGCGGCCTCGTCGGGCGCTTCCACAAGAAGCTCGGCTACCTGCGCAGCGTTTTCAGTTTCGACCGCGGCGTCACCGGCACCGCGGCGATGACCGCGGTCATCAACAACCTCGGCACGTGGTTCTTCCTCGACACGCATGTGCAGGTCGACCCCTGCGCCGAGCAGATCGCCGAAGCCACGCTGCAGGCGACGTACCGGATGAAGCTGTTCGGCATCGAGCCGAAGGTCGCGCTGCTGAGCCACAGCAACTTCGGCAGCCACGACAACGCATCGGCGCGGAAGATGGCGCAGGTGCGCGAGCTGCTGGCCGCACGCGCGCCCAAGCTCGAGATCGAAGGCGAGATGCAGGCCGATACCGCCTGGGACGACGAACTGCGCGTGCGCATGTTCCCGAACTCGCGCCTGCGCGGCCGCGCCAACCTGTTCGTGATGCCCAACCTCGACGCCGCCAACATCGTCTACAACATGGTCCGCGTGATGACCGATGGTGTCGCGATCGGCCCCATCCTGATGGGCCTCGACAAGCCTGCGCATATCCTGACCCCTGCATCGACGCCGCGCCGCGTCGTCAACATGACCGCGATTGCGGCGGTCGATGCGCAGATCCGCGCGGCGCAGGGCGCGAAACGGAGCTAG
- a CDS encoding flavohemoglobin expression-modulating QEGLA motif protein, giving the protein MATVELPADVAHHAALDARMVRVARDIRVLALVSWPAGEEAKFLADYAAGTARPPVIAYPKSDFREARRELEAIVREADPQHPLGQYLIDSARNWGTAALMCEELGTTRVLAHSKELYGTPNETLPGNGPTAREAAQHFISIADELDAGLLSPSETIRISATALRLQLQNDLDDFFNKRVIEVELDPDLIAKAAAGATRIRLRASANFSQYDRDQLLNHEAFVHSITALNGREQPVLSSLSLSSPRTTATQEGLATFAEQITGSIDIGRMKRISLRIEAVARALDGADFIDVFRYFVESGQTPQESFSSAQRIFRGVPTTGGHAFTKDTVYVRGLVGVHTFFRWALRNRKLALCRYLFAGKMTLADVQRFEPLFESGALLPPRWMPPWLTRINGLAGMLAFSLFANRIRLDSIADEGGFLLDF; this is encoded by the coding sequence ATGGCGACCGTGGAACTGCCCGCGGACGTCGCGCACCACGCCGCACTCGATGCCCGCATGGTGCGCGTCGCCCGCGACATCCGCGTGCTCGCGCTGGTGAGCTGGCCGGCGGGCGAGGAAGCGAAATTCCTCGCCGACTACGCCGCCGGCACCGCCCGGCCGCCCGTCATCGCCTACCCGAAGAGTGACTTCCGCGAGGCGCGCAGGGAACTCGAAGCGATCGTGCGCGAAGCCGATCCGCAGCACCCGCTGGGCCAGTACCTGATCGACTCCGCGCGCAACTGGGGCACCGCCGCGCTGATGTGCGAAGAGCTCGGCACGACGCGCGTTCTCGCTCATTCGAAGGAGCTGTACGGCACGCCGAACGAAACGCTGCCGGGCAACGGTCCCACTGCGCGCGAAGCCGCACAGCACTTCATTTCGATCGCGGATGAACTCGACGCCGGCCTGCTGTCGCCGTCGGAAACCATCCGCATTTCCGCGACGGCCCTTCGCCTGCAGCTGCAGAACGATCTCGACGACTTCTTCAACAAGCGCGTCATCGAAGTCGAACTCGATCCGGATCTCATCGCGAAAGCCGCCGCGGGCGCGACGCGCATCCGCCTGCGGGCCAGCGCGAACTTCAGCCAGTACGACCGCGACCAGCTGCTCAACCACGAAGCGTTCGTGCATTCGATCACCGCGCTCAACGGCCGCGAGCAGCCGGTGCTGTCGAGTCTGTCGCTGTCGTCGCCGCGCACCACGGCGACGCAGGAAGGCCTCGCGACCTTCGCCGAGCAGATCACCGGCAGCATCGACATCGGGCGCATGAAACGCATCTCGCTGCGCATCGAGGCGGTGGCACGTGCACTCGATGGCGCCGATTTCATCGACGTGTTCCGCTACTTCGTCGAGTCCGGGCAGACGCCGCAGGAAAGCTTCTCGTCGGCGCAGCGCATCTTCCGTGGCGTGCCCACCACGGGCGGCCATGCGTTCACCAAGGACACCGTCTACGTGCGCGGCCTGGTGGGTGTGCACACGTTCTTCCGCTGGGCGCTGCGCAATCGCAAGCTCGCGCTGTGCCGGTACCTCTTCGCGGGCAAGATGACGCTGGCCGACGTCCAGCGTTTCGAACCCCTGTTCGAATCCGGTGCCCTGCTGCCGCCGCGCTGGATGCCGCCGTGGCTAACCCGCATCAACGGGCTGGCCGGGATGCTCGCGTTCTCGCTGTTCGCCAATCGCATCCGCCTGGACAGCATCGCCGACGAGGGCGGTTTCCTGCTCGATTTCTGA
- the rsgA gene encoding ribosome small subunit-dependent GTPase A — protein sequence MTETTAAFTSDLAALQAIGWPVTVDAGPDGWREALDARPDARPARVVEQHRTGYIVLDGPDDSFSVESLGDWLRPPGYREGRTDPTDRPGVGDWLLIEGGRRHAKAVALLPRMSAIKRGAAGEHYRQQLIAANIDVAFVVCGLDGDFNPRRIERYLLLVQGGGVEPVVVLTKADKADAAEAATILRAAVGEQLAVVAVNAKDAASVAQLDRWLGAGRTAVLVGSSGAGKSTVTNTLLGLDKMKTSAVRENDSRGRHTTTHRALIPLPQGGCLIDTPGMRELKPTGEEDVTDTFADIEALAAQCRFRDCKHEKEPGCAVRAAVEAGTLDPQRFANFRKLSDEVAGAANRLATRRQQQAESKVQTRALSKRLDDKYGKH from the coding sequence ATGACCGAAACCACCGCCGCTTTCACATCCGACCTCGCCGCGTTGCAGGCGATCGGCTGGCCGGTGACGGTCGACGCGGGCCCCGACGGTTGGCGCGAGGCGCTCGACGCCCGCCCGGACGCCCGTCCCGCCCGCGTGGTCGAACAGCACCGCACCGGCTACATCGTCCTGGACGGCCCCGACGACTCGTTCAGCGTCGAATCGCTGGGCGACTGGCTGCGCCCGCCGGGCTATCGCGAAGGCCGCACCGATCCCACCGATCGTCCCGGCGTCGGCGACTGGCTGCTGATCGAGGGCGGCCGCCGCCACGCCAAGGCCGTGGCGCTGCTGCCGCGCATGTCGGCGATCAAGCGTGGCGCCGCGGGCGAGCATTACCGCCAGCAGCTGATCGCGGCGAACATCGACGTCGCCTTCGTGGTGTGCGGACTCGACGGCGACTTCAATCCGCGCCGCATCGAGCGTTACCTGCTGCTGGTGCAGGGCGGCGGCGTCGAGCCGGTGGTGGTGCTGACCAAGGCCGACAAGGCCGATGCCGCCGAGGCCGCGACCATCCTGCGCGCGGCAGTGGGCGAGCAGCTAGCCGTGGTCGCGGTCAACGCGAAGGACGCGGCGAGCGTCGCGCAACTCGATCGCTGGCTCGGCGCCGGTCGCACCGCGGTGCTGGTGGGCAGCTCGGGCGCGGGCAAGTCGACGGTCACCAACACGCTGCTCGGACTGGACAAGATGAAGACCAGTGCGGTGCGCGAAAACGATTCGCGCGGTCGTCATACGACGACGCATCGCGCGCTGATTCCGCTGCCGCAGGGCGGGTGCCTGATCGACACGCCCGGCATGCGCGAACTCAAACCGACCGGCGAGGAAGATGTCACCGACACCTTCGCCGACATCGAAGCGCTCGCCGCCCAATGCCGTTTCCGCGATTGCAAGCACGAGAAGGAGCCGGGTTGCGCCGTGCGTGCGGCGGTCGAGGCCGGCACGCTGGATCCGCAGCGGTTCGCGAACTTCCGCAAGTTGTCGGATGAGGTGGCCGGCGCGGCCAATCGCCTGGCGACGCGCCGCCAGCAGCAGGCGGAGTCGAAGGTGCAGACGCGCGCGCTGAGCAAGCGCCTCGACGACAAGTACGGCAAGCATTGA
- a CDS encoding aminotransferase class I/II-fold pyridoxal phosphate-dependent enzyme — MSHALKTRERLSEVRYEIRGELARRARELEAQGRKLIKLNIGNPGAFGFRAPEHLQRAITERIHDTDPYTHQQGLPAARETLADYHRRRGTPNASPERVFIGNGVSELIDLSLRALLNPGDEVLVPSPDYPLWTAATILNDGCAVHYTCAPENGFLPDPDEIERLVTPRTRAIVVINPNNPTGAVYPRELLERIVAIAAKHKLLLMSDEIYDEILYDGAEFQPLAPLAGDVPCLSFGGLSKVHRACGWRVGWAVLSGDPLAIGDLHHAMDLLGALRLCANVPGQFAIDAALSGASTIHALTAPGGRLYEARRAVDESIAASRHLRMATPAGALYGFPQVVGDAAIDFDDQAFALEMLESEGVLIVPGTSFNMRDRDHFRVTLLPEPDQLREVFARIDRVLERRAQAANASRVQVA; from the coding sequence ATGTCCCACGCCCTCAAGACCCGCGAACGCCTCTCCGAAGTCCGCTACGAAATTCGTGGTGAACTCGCCCGGCGAGCCCGCGAGCTGGAGGCCCAGGGCCGCAAGCTGATCAAGCTCAACATCGGCAACCCCGGCGCGTTCGGGTTTCGTGCGCCCGAGCACCTGCAGCGCGCGATCACCGAGCGCATCCACGACACCGATCCGTACACCCACCAGCAGGGCCTGCCCGCGGCGCGCGAAACGCTGGCCGACTACCACCGCCGCCGCGGCACGCCCAATGCGTCGCCGGAACGCGTGTTCATCGGCAACGGCGTCAGCGAGCTGATCGACCTGTCGTTGCGTGCGCTGCTGAATCCGGGCGACGAAGTGCTGGTGCCGTCGCCGGACTACCCGCTGTGGACGGCCGCGACCATCCTCAACGACGGCTGCGCGGTGCATTACACCTGCGCGCCGGAGAACGGTTTCCTGCCCGATCCGGACGAGATCGAGCGCCTGGTGACGCCACGCACGCGCGCGATCGTCGTCATCAACCCGAACAATCCGACTGGCGCCGTCTATCCGCGCGAGCTGCTCGAACGCATCGTCGCGATCGCCGCGAAGCACAAGCTGCTGCTGATGTCGGACGAGATCTACGACGAAATCCTCTACGACGGCGCCGAATTCCAGCCGCTCGCGCCGCTGGCCGGCGACGTGCCCTGCCTGTCGTTCGGCGGCCTGTCGAAGGTGCACCGCGCCTGCGGCTGGCGCGTGGGCTGGGCGGTGCTGAGCGGCGATCCGCTCGCGATCGGCGACCTGCACCACGCGATGGACCTGCTGGGCGCACTGCGCCTGTGCGCGAACGTCCCCGGGCAGTTCGCGATCGATGCGGCGCTGTCGGGCGCGTCAACCATCCATGCACTCACCGCACCGGGCGGCCGTCTGTACGAAGCGCGTCGCGCGGTCGACGAAAGCATCGCCGCAAGCCGTCACCTGCGCATGGCGACGCCTGCGGGCGCGCTCTATGGCTTCCCGCAGGTGGTGGGCGACGCCGCGATCGATTTCGACGATCAGGCGTTCGCGCTCGAGATGCTGGAAAGCGAAGGCGTGCTGATCGTCCCCGGCACCAGTTTCAACATGCGCGACCGCGACCATTTCCGCGTGACGCTGCTGCCCGAGCCCGACCAATTGCGCGAAGTGTTCGCGCGCATCGACCGCGTGCTCGAGCGCCGCGCGCAGGCGGCGAACGCGAGCCGCGTGCAGGTCGCCTGA
- a CDS encoding SGNH/GDSL hydrolase family protein, translated as MRALALGDSYTCGEGVEPAHRWPVQLARALRDGGVDVGEPHVIATTGWSTEELALGIAAAQPLGTYDFVTLGIGVNDQYRGHTTAEYRAQLSPLLDTATALAGGRPDHVLMLSIPDWGVTPFARNEGRDSAQIAREIDAFNDVARSMCEARRIPFVDITPASRERGDADAMVVADGLHPSHAMYARWVDVALPVAHRLLGDTA; from the coding sequence ATGCGCGCACTCGCGCTCGGCGACAGCTACACCTGCGGCGAAGGTGTCGAGCCGGCGCATCGTTGGCCGGTGCAGCTGGCGCGCGCACTGCGCGACGGTGGCGTCGACGTCGGCGAGCCGCACGTGATCGCGACGACGGGCTGGAGCACCGAGGAACTGGCGCTCGGCATTGCCGCGGCGCAACCACTGGGCACCTACGACTTCGTGACGCTCGGCATCGGCGTCAACGACCAGTACCGCGGGCATACCACCGCCGAGTACCGCGCGCAGCTGAGCCCGCTGCTCGACACCGCCACTGCGCTTGCGGGCGGACGCCCTGACCACGTGCTCATGCTCTCCATTCCCGACTGGGGCGTTACTCCCTTCGCGCGCAACGAAGGCCGCGACAGCGCGCAGATCGCGCGCGAGATCGATGCGTTCAACGACGTCGCGCGCTCGATGTGCGAGGCACGGCGCATCCCCTTCGTCGACATCACGCCGGCCAGCCGCGAACGTGGCGATGCGGACGCGATGGTCGTCGCCGACGGCCTGCATCCGTCGCACGCGATGTATGCGCGCTGGGTGGACGTCGCGCTTCCGGTCGCCCATCGCCTGCTCGGCGATACCGCGTGA
- a CDS encoding methyltransferase domain-containing protein yields the protein MTAVLETRPLDGARARSIARAFLPDGAFGNRWNYFYTRTKLGSDPLYPAVADALRDTTAPLLDLGCGLGLLAHTLREDGVDLPYRGVDIDAGKIAHARRVADRARLRDVTFDAVDLSRVMPEHAGSVALLDVLQYVDTPAQIRILDTATAMVAPCGKLFIRSGLETPGWRARTSKAFDTLAAVAGWMYSAPRRYPSEALLRDRLDAAGLRYAITPLNGNTPFNNWQIVAWRE from the coding sequence GTGACCGCGGTTCTGGAGACGCGCCCCCTCGACGGCGCGCGCGCCCGCAGCATCGCCCGTGCTTTCCTGCCCGATGGCGCGTTCGGCAATCGCTGGAACTACTTCTACACGCGCACCAAGCTCGGCAGCGATCCCCTATATCCGGCGGTCGCCGATGCGTTGCGCGACACGACCGCGCCGCTGCTCGATCTCGGTTGCGGGCTCGGCCTGCTGGCGCACACGCTGCGCGAGGACGGTGTCGACCTGCCGTACCGCGGCGTCGATATCGATGCGGGAAAGATCGCGCATGCGCGTCGTGTTGCCGATCGCGCCCGACTGCGTGATGTCACGTTCGATGCGGTGGACCTCAGCCGCGTGATGCCCGAACACGCCGGCAGCGTCGCCCTGCTCGACGTGCTGCAGTACGTCGACACTCCGGCACAGATCCGCATTCTCGATACGGCGACGGCGATGGTCGCGCCGTGTGGGAAGCTGTTCATTCGCAGCGGCCTGGAAACGCCGGGCTGGCGCGCGCGTACCAGCAAGGCGTTCGACACGCTGGCCGCGGTCGCCGGCTGGATGTATTCGGCGCCGCGTCGTTATCCCAGTGAAGCCCTACTGCGCGATCGCTTGGATGCCGCCGGTCTGCGTTACGCGATCACGCCACTCAACGGCAACACGCCGTTCAACAACTGGCAGATCGTCGCCTGGCGCGAGTGA
- a CDS encoding polysaccharide deacetylase family protein produces MTVPAVALHRVPRYPHAWWIGLMAAHVLAFALWWRYGWQYGLPLLVASHLAMVWGTLRPDSRLFGPALTRFQTDERVLWLTIDDGPSDDTPAVLDLLDAHGARATFFLVGERARRHPDHVREIARRGHGIGNHSDSHPTARFWALGPGQMRDEIHRAQATLTELSGTPPVWFRAVVGMANPFVAAPLQKLGLARVAWTARGFDGAVSDPKRVVRRVERLLAPGVIVLAHEGAKHGGNLETLALMLQRFDELGYRCVLPVPMASTPGPTLPRAHSSVAD; encoded by the coding sequence ATGACCGTTCCAGCCGTCGCTCTCCACCGCGTGCCGCGCTATCCCCATGCGTGGTGGATCGGGCTGATGGCCGCGCACGTGCTCGCGTTCGCCTTGTGGTGGCGTTACGGATGGCAGTACGGACTGCCGCTGCTGGTCGCCTCGCACCTGGCGATGGTCTGGGGCACGTTGCGGCCGGATTCGCGGCTGTTCGGGCCTGCGCTCACGCGTTTCCAAACCGACGAGCGCGTGCTGTGGCTGACGATCGACGACGGCCCGTCCGACGACACGCCGGCCGTGCTCGACCTGCTCGACGCGCACGGCGCACGCGCGACGTTCTTTCTGGTCGGCGAGCGGGCGCGCCGACATCCCGACCACGTGCGCGAGATCGCCCGCCGCGGTCACGGCATCGGCAACCACAGCGACTCGCATCCCACCGCGCGCTTCTGGGCGCTCGGCCCCGGCCAGATGCGCGACGAGATTCATCGCGCGCAAGCGACGCTCACGGAGCTGTCTGGAACGCCACCGGTATGGTTCCGCGCGGTCGTCGGCATGGCCAATCCGTTCGTGGCCGCACCGCTGCAGAAGCTCGGACTCGCGCGCGTCGCATGGACGGCACGTGGCTTCGATGGGGCGGTGTCGGATCCGAAGCGCGTGGTGCGCCGCGTCGAACGTCTGCTGGCGCCGGGCGTGATCGTGCTGGCGCATGAAGGCGCAAAGCATGGGGGCAACCTCGAAACGCTCGCGTTGATGCTGCAGCGGTTCGATGAACTCGGTTATCGCTGCGTGCTGCCCGTGCCGATGGCGTCGACGCCGGGCCCGACCTTGCCGCGCGCGCACTCCAGCGTCGCGGACTGA